A section of the Carya illinoinensis cultivar Pawnee chromosome 12, C.illinoinensisPawnee_v1, whole genome shotgun sequence genome encodes:
- the LOC122289730 gene encoding elongation factor 1-delta-like isoform X2, whose amino-acid sequence MAVTFYDVNSPSGLKKLDDYLLTRSYITGYQASKDDLTVYGAILKAPSAEYINVSRWFNHIDALLRISGVSGEGCGVTVEGSAPITREAIATPPVADTKASAAEDDDDDDVDLFGEETEEEKKAAEERAAAIKASGKKKESGKSSVLLDVKPWDDETDMKKLEEAVRSVQMEGLFWGASKLVPVGYGIKKLQIMLTIVDDLVSVDTLIEERLTEEPINEFVQSCDIVAFNKI is encoded by the exons ATGGCAGTCACATTCTATGATGTCAACTCACCCTCTGGCCTGAAGAAACTTGATGATTACCTCCTTACTCGTAGTTACATTACAGG CTATCAAGCTTCCAAGGACGATCTTACTGTATATGGAGCTATTTTGAAGGCTCCATCAGCTGAATACATTAATGTGTCTCGGTGGTTCAATCACATTGATGCACTCTTGAGGATCTC CGGTGTTTCTGGAGAAGGATGTGGTGTCACTGTTGAGGGATCTGCTCCCATCACAAGGGAGGCAATTGCAACCCCTCCAGTTGCTGACACTAAG GCCTCAGCCgcagaagatgatgatgatgatgatgtagaCCTTTTTGGCGAGGAGactgaagaggagaagaaggctGCAGAAGAACGCGCCGCTGCCATCAAGGCATCTGGCAAAAAGAAAGAGT CTGGCAAGTCCTCGGTTCTTTTGGATGTGAAGCCATGGGATGATGAAACTGACATGAAAAAACTTGAGGAAGCAGTAAGAAGTGTGCAGATGGAAGGGCTGTTTTGGGGAGCAT CTAAACTGGTCCCGGTTGGGTATGGTATCAAGAAATTGCAGATAATGCTTACCATTGTGGATGACTTGGTATCTGTTGATACTCTCATTGAGGAACGTCTTACAGAAGAACCAATTAATGAGTTTGTCCAGAGTTGTGATATTGTGGCCTTCAACAAAATAT AA
- the LOC122289732 gene encoding elongation factor 1-delta-like, producing MAVTFYDVNSPSGLKKLDDYLLTRSYITGYQASKDDLTVYGAILKAPSAEYINVSRWFNHIDALLRISGVSGEGCGVTVEGSAPITGEAIATPPVADTKAPAAEDDDDDDVDLFGEETEEEKKAAEERAAAIKASGKKKESGKSSVLLDVKPWDDETDMKKLEEAVRSVQMEGLFWGASKLVPVGYGIKKLQIMLTIVDDLVSVDTLIEERLTEEPINEFVQSCDIVAFNKI from the exons ATGGCAGTCACATTCTATGATGTCAACTCACCCTCTGGCCTGAAGAAACTTGATGATTACCTCCTTACTCGTAGTTACATTACAGG CTATCAAGCTTCCAAGGACGATCTTACTGTATATGGAGCTATTTTGAAGGCTCCATCAGCTGAATACATTAATGTGTCTCGGTGGTTCAATCACATTGATGCACTCTTGAGGATCTC TGGTGTTTCTGGAGAAGGATGTGGTGTCACTGTTGAGGGATCTGCTCCCATCACAGGGGAGGCAATTGCAACCCCTCCAGTTGCTGACACTAAG GCCCCAGCTgcagaagatgatgatgatgatgatgtagaCCTTTTTGGCGAGGAGactgaagaggagaagaaggctGCAGAAGAACGTGCCGCTGCCATCAAGGCATCTGGCAAAAAGAAAGAGT CTGGCAAGTCCTCGGTTCTTTTGGATGTGAAGCCATGGGATGATGAAACTGACATGAAAAAACTTGAGGAAGCAGTAAGAAGTGTTCAGATGGAAGGGCTGTTTTGGGGAGCAT CTAAACTGGTCCCGGTTGGGTATGGCATCAAGAAATTGCAGATAATGCTTACCATTGTGGATGACTTGGTATCTGTTGATACTCTCATTGAGGAACGTCTTACAGAAGAACCAATTAATGAGTTTGTCCAGAGTTGTGATATTGTGGCCTTCAACAAAATAT AA
- the LOC122289730 gene encoding elongation factor 1-delta-like isoform X1, which translates to MKQPALLAGMAVTFYDVNSPSGLKKLDDYLLTRSYITGYQASKDDLTVYGAILKAPSAEYINVSRWFNHIDALLRISGVSGEGCGVTVEGSAPITREAIATPPVADTKASAAEDDDDDDVDLFGEETEEEKKAAEERAAAIKASGKKKESGKSSVLLDVKPWDDETDMKKLEEAVRSVQMEGLFWGASKLVPVGYGIKKLQIMLTIVDDLVSVDTLIEERLTEEPINEFVQSCDIVAFNKI; encoded by the exons ATG AAGCAACCCGCACTCTTAGCTGGAATGGCAGTCACATTCTATGATGTCAACTCACCCTCTGGCCTGAAGAAACTTGATGATTACCTCCTTACTCGTAGTTACATTACAGG CTATCAAGCTTCCAAGGACGATCTTACTGTATATGGAGCTATTTTGAAGGCTCCATCAGCTGAATACATTAATGTGTCTCGGTGGTTCAATCACATTGATGCACTCTTGAGGATCTC CGGTGTTTCTGGAGAAGGATGTGGTGTCACTGTTGAGGGATCTGCTCCCATCACAAGGGAGGCAATTGCAACCCCTCCAGTTGCTGACACTAAG GCCTCAGCCgcagaagatgatgatgatgatgatgtagaCCTTTTTGGCGAGGAGactgaagaggagaagaaggctGCAGAAGAACGCGCCGCTGCCATCAAGGCATCTGGCAAAAAGAAAGAGT CTGGCAAGTCCTCGGTTCTTTTGGATGTGAAGCCATGGGATGATGAAACTGACATGAAAAAACTTGAGGAAGCAGTAAGAAGTGTGCAGATGGAAGGGCTGTTTTGGGGAGCAT CTAAACTGGTCCCGGTTGGGTATGGTATCAAGAAATTGCAGATAATGCTTACCATTGTGGATGACTTGGTATCTGTTGATACTCTCATTGAGGAACGTCTTACAGAAGAACCAATTAATGAGTTTGTCCAGAGTTGTGATATTGTGGCCTTCAACAAAATAT AA